The Neurospora crassa OR74A linkage group I, whole genome shotgun sequence genome segment GCACACGTTCTCTTTTGAGGACCATATGGTCAGGGCAACGCCCACCTTCAGAAAGATGGAGATAGTGAGAGGTAATCCTCCTGCACCTTAGTTCATCTCACTGCATTTCTCGGTCCGTCGTGAAGCGTGATGTCCTGCAGAGCCAACAAGGTTCCCGCATCCAAGTGGAAACTCGCACACAATAGTAAAGATGTAGGACACTTCAGACGACCGACGCGTCGTGTCGGTAAATGCGGGGCCGCGGGGCGCTCTTTCCCCTTGACatgctagaggtaggtgcgTTGTGGACGCCACACAAAGAACGAGCACAGcgttacctaggtagaggtacctacaccTCAGCACGTTACACCACATTtgtactgcgtacactaGCTCCAGCACGGCGGAAGCCTCAAGGTTaggtaccaccaccaccacttcacGCATGAACAGAAACTACCTTACTACTCCCGCCGAGCTCACTCTGCACCAACTTCGTCAGATCGCAAGTCCAACACCTGAGTACTTCAGTGTTAATTTCGTGTGGACAGAGTGTTCCAGATGGCATCAAATCGAAAGTATGCTGCCCTGCCGGACCTGGTAAGCCTGCCTGCTCTGGAAGCTCGCAAACGAACTGGTTACTAACCACACCGCAATCCAGGATTCCGCGCCAGACATATACGAAACACCAGAATTAACTGACGACAATTCCACAGTTCCGGTGAGCTGACTCTCAGCTGTCCCGTTCGGCGCAAAACTAACCATACTCTAAGCCTACAACGGTGAGGTCACCCTCTGATAACGAGttcgatgaggaagaagatgattcTGCCGCCATTTCCCGGTCGCGTCTCCGGATCGATGAGGCCCGTTCGAGGTTCATGCCTGCTGCGGTAGACGCCAGCGATGTCGACTTCTCAGACCGGCTCAGCAGCAAGAGGAAGTCTTACAAGTCTGCAAGTCGGCGACAACGGATTCTAGAGGATGGCACTGAGGAGCTGGGCGACCTAAGTGACGAGGATGGCGCAGAAAACTTGGCCAGAAAGCTTGCACGGCTAAAGCGCGAAattgaggaggccaaggaggagtaTGAGAAGCAGAAGGCTGCGGCAGAGCAGCCCAAAGCAGAGACAGCGGGccaggacgaggaggaaatCGAATCCCTGAGCAGGACCTTGGATGAGATGTCAAAGCTCGATGACCTGCTTGCGCCTAGAACGGCGCCAGCAGGGCCAGCCAAGTCTGTTCGCATTGATGAGGGGCCGTTGGAAGCCACAGAAGGCTTCGCGAGCTACACTGTTACCTATGCACCAACCTACGAGGAAACACATGCGCTAGCAAAGGCAGCCGATTTCGATCACCGGCTCGTCATTCTGGAGAAGGCCCTAGGGGTTGGATCTCCAGAGATGCCCGAGTTCGACTCGAACGGCCTACCGAGAGCGATACTGCCTATCTTGGAGACTCTCCACAATCAGGTCAAGACCTTATCAGAGGCCTCGACATCCTCTTTGGACAGCATTACTCGCAGAGTCCGGACCTTGGCACAGGAGGCTGAAAATCTAGAGAAAGCGCGCAAGAATGCAAAGGCAGCTCACGAGGCGCTTGCATCGACAGGCGCAACGCCAGTGATGGATTCAACTGCGGCCGAAGACTCGGAGCTGACGGCCAAGATCAACGCCCTCTACGGAACCATCCCAACGATCGAGAACCTGACGCCTCTACTGCCTCCTCTACTGGACCGTCTAAGGTCTCTCAGGGTGATTCATTCCGATGCCGCTACAGCATCGGAGACGCTGGCACGTCTAGAAGCAAAGCAGGCCGATATGGCGGGTGATATTCAACAATGGAAGGAAGGCCTAGAAAAGGTCGAAGCAGCCATGAAGCATGGAGACGCTGCCATGGTCAAAAACATGGACGTAATGTCGGGATGGATCAAGGAGTTGGAGGCAAAGATGGCGAAGCTGAATTGAACGCCATGGCTGTCGTGTCCAAGTAAGATATCCAGCATTAAGGCGAAATGCTTATCACGAACGCCTTGTTGTCTGCAAGAGCCCAACTGAACCTGGGCGCATCACTGTGCAATCTTCTCCAAGACGTGCAAATAGATGAAGACATGAGGTCGAGATTGCCTGCTTCAAACACCATTGGTATGTCCGACTTGTATTTACTACTGCCACTGCAAAAAGTCGAGGGCTTGTCGTACCAACTGGTACTCTAGGACGAGAACCCTGGCGACCCCGAGCTCAAGGGTTTCGGAAGCTTCCATCGATGCAATTGCAGGTCCACTCAACGACCAATCAGGTGAGCCCTTGGCACCAGAAGCTTGGATCCACTCACGTTCATCGATAAAAAGTCGAGTCCTGAAAACCAGCAGAAATTTTCCTCTTGCACACTCTTTCCTCAGGTTCTCCGGCAGTGACTTGTCATTCCCCAACGCCTGGCTTCACTGCCTCCAAGTGGAACATCAAAATGGCTTCGTGAAGACTATCACTGTCGAGACCCAATGGGATCTTGCAAAGCTGTTAGTTATCATGCTTTGAGCAGCTGCTCTTGTCACTAGTGCGATCAGCACGTGACGGAGACAATTCGACGACGATGCGTCGGTCTTGAAGCCCAGAATTCCTGAGCGAGATGATGCATTTCTCACGAAACAACCACCAGAAAATACCCGATTGGTAAGTCTACCCCCCAAACCACCCAATTGGGCTCCCTACACTACGGCTCGGATGATGCATTAAATTATTTGCTACTCTGAAGTACATTGATGTCTCAATAATCACCAAGATCTCTGACAATCCAGCCACCATTCACTTCGTCTTACATCTTCATGATCCCTTTGCGTTGGAGAAGGCTAACAAGACACAGTCTGACAGGATCTGATTCACGATCACGATGAGCGCGCCGAAACCCCCAAAGGGTCATTTCAACATCCTGTACTTCGCAACTGCTAGCTCCCACACAGGCAAGGATATGGAAGCACTACCGGCGCCGCTACCCTTGCGGAAACTCTTTGACACACTCGAGGAGCGGTACCAGGGTATTCGAGAAGCGGTGCTTGATCACAGCCTGGTCACGATAAACTTGGGCTACGTGGATATGCCGAGCagtgaggatgaagacggcGAGGATAACGTTACTGTTATCCAAGAAGGGGACGAGGTGGCTATCATACCTCCGGTCAGCTCCGGCTGAAAGCGGGGGATACATGCAGACATTGTCTACCTTTTACAAACAAATAGAACTTCGGTGTTTGAACTGCCAGAATGTGTCCATTGTGTGAAGTTTGCTATCTTCGAATTGGGTCGCAGTATGAGCTCTGTTGGTGTATCTTTGTTCGAAATTCAGGCTTTCAACAATCAGAGAAAGCCATCTGTTTGAGCCCTCTCCGCGCATTCCTTACCATGACCCCCGCACTTGAATACGGAGTGTCCCAACAGGTAGTTGTGGTGAACAACACCTTGCaggatcatcatcattcttTTGACATGCACTGGAATGATCCTATTCCTCATCAAGACCCATATGGGTTGCGATCGGCCAGCTGCCCCTGCCTTCCACTGTTCCCGTCGCTAATATAATGTAGATAGCTACCCCGCTATCCCCAAGATCGTACGCGAACTGGAAAGAGCTGTACATAACGCTGCCGTGTCACCAGTGGAGTAAGCCGTTAGCAGGCCAACCCTCGTCTCACCTCCTTAATTGCCTGTCCACCGGGCGCCCCGTACGCTTCTCATTACACCGGACCTAGCACCGCAAAGGGGCATTACCGCCTGTATTCCATCCCCTCGTTGTTACACCTTTACTCTCACTCCAGTTATAAACAACAGCACAAGAGCTCAGAAGGAAACATCACGCATCCAACGCCGTCGATACCCCCAAGTCAAACACTCCATCGAAGCACACCAGCACCGTCTTGAAACCGAAACCATGGCGTCATCGCTGAGAGAGCTCGAGGCCGATCCGGCCCTCTACATCTACACCTCCTTGACAGCCGGGTCGTCGCACATCGTGACAGCCACCTCCCGCCTTGAGACCATCCTTCGAGCCAACCGCATCCCCTTCAAGGCCGTCGACATGGCCACAAACGACAAGGCGCGCATGCTCTGGGGTCGTCGTGCCGGCAAGGACCCTAACGGCCGCGTGCGAAAGCTGCCGGCTCTGGTGCAAGAGGGTTTCGTTGTGGGTGTAAGTTTGTTACACCACccccaccactaccaccaccaccgccctttTCTACCCCCACTAAtgttcctttcttcttgggTGAATTCGAAACTAATTTGAAGACATGCAGGACATTGTCGAAATCGAAGAATGGAACGAGTACGGCGAGCTCAAGCAACACGTCACAATCTACCAAGACGAATTCACCCAGCCGCCCATCGGCTCTGTtccgcccaagcccaagtacggcaagaagaagaagcctgcAGCTGAATCTTCtaccgccggcgccggcgccagcccagcagcagcagcaagcggCATGGCATCACAGGCGTTGCCGATGCGCACCCTAGCCGAAGAAGCCGCCGCGAAggctaagaagaagaaggtacaGGCCGCGACAAAGGCTACTGGTAGTGCTGCGGAGCCAAAACGggagaataaggaggaggagcagaaggaacATGGCAacaaggaggtggaggaggcgaaggagaaggaggccgaAAAGCCGGTACACGAAGCTGCAGTAGCACCATCCACGAGCATCGCGCCCGCTGCCGCGGCAAGCAAGACTCCCAAAGCGGCGActggggaagaaggagaggacgCAGAAGCTGGAAGGAAGACGGCGACAACAGCGACACctgcaccaacaacatccaccCCAGCGCAGTCAGCAACAAAAGAGGCGGCAACAACGAGATCAACCACAGAACCAACAAGTACAACCAACCCCATACCAATTCCAACCCACAGTTCCTCAGCTCAATCTCCCCCACCTTCAGCGGCGGAGGTAGCGGGCCTCGGTCTCCAGTCGCCCACCTCAGGCGGGTGGAAGGACGACAGTGGGGCGTCGCGAACGGTGCAGTCGCCGACGTCGACGACGTGGCAGCCAACGGACGTGGACGCGCCCATAACGTCATTGCAGGGGGCGCTGATAGAGAGTGCGACGGACGAGGAGATCAAGGAAATTGAGAGGGCGGAGACTATAAAGGAAGTTCCtgatgaggaggttgaggagtaGGAGTACTGAAGAAGGGGAATAatggggggaaggggaagaatcCTCAGGTGGTAAGTGAAGGAAATCTAATATTCTGCTGATGTCGAGAGGATACCTCAGACAGATCAATAAATCATACTCGTCTACTACGTCCTCTTGCTCTGACTAGTTGCTACGCCAACTTCATGTTCTCCATGATCGTCGATGTTGCTTGATTATTTACCTATCATCTCCTTTGATGGCAACCCCCTGTTTTGTCTAGACATTTCTAAAAAGGTAGTGTAGTCCCATCCCCTCTCTAAACCCGACGTACATGCGGCGCAGCATGGTAATCGCATTATCAcacccctttccctcccatGCTATCCAAAATTACATCACCAACCTGCTAATCATATAacccctcatcctcatctcctCCCGATTCCTGGAAAGGCGAAACGCCTTCCTTGCCCTTCCCCTCACCAGCACCATTGACCTCGTTATCAGCcgcctttccctttcctttgcCGTCCTTCTTCGTCGATTCAGCTCCAGCGCCGTCATCACCCATTGTAATAGCCAGCATCCCATTCCTATTACCGCTCTCAAGTCCATCCACTCCGttgccatcaccaccagcaccctccttcttcttgtccttatCCTTAGCCCCCTCAAACATAGCCCTAACCTGCTCATAGTGCTCCAACTCGCCCGCACTGACGGAGGGCACCAGTTCCCTGTGGGCATCCAAAAAGTCTTGCTCGGTTACCATGACGCTGATGTCCTCCTTGGTGGCATAATGATCAAAGAAGTAGGCAGTCGAGATCTGTTTTCCCTCGggaccggcggcggcgttgagCTCGCGGATCTTGGTGTCGACCAAGGTGGCCTGGCGGGTAACGGCCTTGAGCATGGCGTCAGAGCAGAGGGCGTAGAAGTCGGCGCCGGTGTAGGTGAAAGGGAGACGCTCGGCGACAGAGCGGAGGGAGACGGTTGGGTGGAGAGTGAATCTGTCGGCAGGGGTATATGGGTTAGTATCGggatttaaagaagaagaggaggaagggacaAAAAAAATACGTACTTTCTAGTCAAAGCCTCCATGATAGTTACCTGCTTGTCGTGTGTGTCCGAGACACCCAGGTACAACATCTTATCGAAGCGACCGGGTCTCAGCAGTGCAGGATCCAGCAAATCAGGTCTATTGGTCGCACCGATGACGAACacaccgccgcctccgccttcgCCGCCCGACATGCCGTCGAGCTCCGCCAACAGCTGCGACACGATACGATCCATGACACCGCCGCTGTCGCCCTGATTTCCTCTTTTGGGGGCGACGGAGTCCAGCTcgtcgaagaagacgacgcaAGGCCGGGCGTCGCGGGCACGCTGGAACACCCTCCGCACGTTGGCTTCGGACTCACCAATGTACATGTTCAACAGCTCGGGACCCTTGACGCTGAAGAAGTTGAGGCTGTACTCGGTCGCGATGGCCTTGGCCAGGAGCGTCTTGCCGGTACCAGGAGGTCCGTAAAACAGGATACCGGAGCGCTTCTTCATGCCCTTGGCGAACAGCTCGGGGCGCTCAAGCGGAAGCTGGATGGTCTCGGTGATGGCGTCTTTGACGTTGCCTAGGCCACCGACGTCGTCCCATGTGACGTTGGGGATCTTCGGCGCGCCGATGGAATCAGCAAAGTTCTTGCGGGCGGCATCGACGGCTAACTCAAAATCCTGCTTGGTCAGGCCAGAGGCGGCTGGGCCACCGGCGAGCTGAACGTCACGGAAGGTGATGCTGCCGGTCGCTTTGGCGGTGAGCTTCTCGAGGCGGGATCGCTGCGCAACCAAGGCACGGTCAACAACGTCGACGAGATCGCCTGCTACGAGCGCGGCAGTCTTGAGGGCGATGCCGCTGAGATCTACCCCATGGTCAAGACCGATGCCGCGGTCGGCGAGGATGGAGCTGAGGAtaccctctctctcttgctCGTCGGGGGCACTCATCTCCAACTCGTGTGTAAAGAGGGCACGGATGCCGTCGGGAACCTTCTCAacctcggtggtggtggcgatcAAAACCCTAGCGTCGGCCAAGATCTCCTTGATGGAAGAAACCATGCGGTCGGCAGTAAGGGCTTCAATGTGGCGGACCAGGAGGACGCATGATTCGGGACCACAGCTCATAGCACGCTCAGCGCGCGATGTCAAGAACCCAGCTGTCTTGACATCActaccacctccaccaccgccatcatTCACAATGTCATAAGCGTCTATGGCAAATGTGTGCAGACCAATATCTGAACAGGCTTGCATGGCTGTGGCTGCTTTGCCGATATGCCTTTGCGTCGACACAAGAAGAATGGCCAGTGGTGGTAGGTTGAGATGAAGCGCGGGTTTACTGGTGGCGGCAGCCATGAGCTCGCGAAGTTTCCTTCGGAGTGATGAGACATACTGCTTCTCGGGCTCTAGCGTTTGC includes the following:
- a CDS encoding molybdopterin synthase small subunit CnxG yields the protein MSAPKPPKGHFNILYFATASSHTGKDMEALPAPLPLRKLFDTLEERYQGIREAVLDHSLVTINLGYVDMPSSEDEDGEDNVTVIQEGDEVAIIPPVSSG